A DNA window from Candidatus Coatesbacteria bacterium contains the following coding sequences:
- a CDS encoding MBL fold metallo-hydrolase produces the protein MARRILRLNTPFQLRDAGRVRRLRYLSDAELEVDGGALFGPTDRREWAAELVPDADGRVRLTTGGLLVESRERLLLVDCGIGDKPELLEETPCRVRRPGRLLENLAAAGYAAEDVDYVVLTHLHAAHAGGAVGLDGEGRLRPSFPRARYLVQRAEWTAAAHPNAFNRPLYRGADYRPLRESGNLVLLDGEVEVMRGVRCLPTGGHSPGHQVVIFEGRERVACHLGDLCATRAHVVRGRRGAWEENPARMLRAKERFLAYGWRMCWTLTAALDPDYPFFRLEGGDASRRAVPVEALSVEI, from the coding sequence ATGGCCCGACGCATCCTCAGGCTCAACACCCCCTTCCAGTTGCGCGACGCCGGTCGCGTGCGTCGGCTGAGGTATCTGTCCGACGCCGAGCTGGAGGTCGACGGCGGCGCCTTGTTCGGTCCGACGGACCGGCGGGAGTGGGCGGCGGAGCTGGTTCCCGACGCCGACGGCCGGGTCCGGCTGACGACGGGCGGGCTGTTGGTGGAGAGCCGGGAGCGCCTGCTGCTGGTGGACTGCGGCATCGGTGACAAGCCGGAGTTGCTCGAGGAAACGCCCTGTCGGGTCCGGCGGCCGGGGCGCCTGTTGGAGAACCTGGCGGCGGCGGGCTACGCGGCGGAGGATGTCGATTACGTCGTGTTGACCCACCTCCACGCCGCCCACGCCGGCGGGGCGGTGGGCCTGGACGGCGAGGGCCGACTGCGGCCGAGCTTTCCCCGGGCGCGCTACCTGGTCCAGCGGGCGGAGTGGACGGCGGCGGCCCATCCCAACGCCTTCAACCGGCCGCTCTACCGCGGCGCCGACTACCGGCCCCTGCGGGAGTCCGGCAACCTGGTGCTCCTCGACGGCGAGGTCGAGGTAATGCGCGGAGTACGCTGTTTGCCCACGGGGGGCCATTCACCGGGGCACCAGGTGGTGATCTTCGAGGGTCGGGAGCGGGTGGCCTGTCACCTGGGCGACCTCTGCGCGACGCGGGCCCACGTCGTCCGCGGTCGTCGCGGGGCCTGGGAGGAGAACCCGGCGCGGATGCTGCGGGCCAAGGAGCGCTTCCTGGCCTACGGCTGGCGGATGTGCTGGACCCTGACGGCGGCGCTGGACCCCGATTACCCCTTCTTCCGTCTGGAGGGCGGCGACGCTTCCCGCAGGGCTGTGCCGGTGGAGGCCCTGAGCGTCGAGATCTAG
- a CDS encoding SufD family Fe-S cluster assembly protein: MSDNRLPVGDEDARSLAGVGVTAETAERSASFILRDDEPVCSQTAVEGLELKLIGDALAEYGWLADYFWKLVDPQTDDYTRSLAAEERPQGFFLRVRAGEKVVFPAQTGLFMSREGSTQRVHNVIILEDGSELHLITGCVLKEGAAGGNHWAATEAWIGRDARLVNTMVHSWGPEAEVYPHSGTRIEAGGSFTSNYVSLKPVRRVVSNPKTWLVGAGADVNYNSVILGAAGSHIDTGGEVHLQAPDNAAQILHRGICSGGRIIQRGLVVGEAACQAHVDCSGLILDPGPAGFIASVPALRSRHVDAELSHEASIGKIAPEQVEYLESRGMTERQAVALIIRGFLDTDIEGLGPELDAQIAEIAALAESAEG, from the coding sequence GTGAGCGACAATCGACTGCCCGTCGGCGACGAGGACGCCCGCTCCCTGGCCGGGGTCGGAGTGACGGCGGAAACGGCCGAGCGCTCCGCCTCCTTCATCCTGCGCGACGATGAGCCCGTTTGCTCTCAGACCGCCGTCGAGGGCCTGGAGCTCAAGCTCATCGGCGACGCCCTGGCCGAGTACGGCTGGTTGGCCGACTACTTCTGGAAGCTGGTCGATCCGCAGACTGACGACTACACCCGGTCTCTGGCCGCCGAGGAGCGGCCCCAGGGCTTCTTCCTGCGTGTCCGTGCCGGTGAGAAGGTCGTCTTTCCGGCCCAGACCGGCCTGTTCATGTCCCGGGAGGGTTCGACCCAGCGGGTCCACAACGTGATCATCCTCGAGGACGGCTCCGAGCTGCACCTGATCACGGGCTGCGTCCTCAAGGAGGGGGCCGCCGGGGGCAACCACTGGGCCGCCACCGAGGCCTGGATCGGCCGCGACGCCCGCCTGGTCAACACCATGGTCCATAGCTGGGGTCCCGAGGCCGAGGTCTACCCGCACTCGGGGACGCGGATCGAGGCCGGCGGCTCCTTTACCAGCAACTACGTCTCCCTCAAGCCGGTGCGCAGGGTCGTCAGCAACCCCAAGACCTGGCTCGTCGGTGCCGGGGCCGACGTCAACTATAACAGCGTCATCCTGGGCGCCGCGGGCTCCCACATCGACACCGGCGGCGAGGTTCACCTCCAGGCTCCGGACAACGCCGCCCAGATCCTGCACCGGGGCATCTGCTCCGGCGGCAGGATCATCCAGCGTGGCCTCGTCGTCGGCGAGGCCGCCTGTCAGGCCCACGTCGACTGCTCCGGGCTGATCCTGGACCCCGGGCCCGCGGGCTTCATCGCCTCGGTGCCCGCCCTGCGCTCGCGACACGTCGACGCCGAGCTGTCCCACGAAGCCAGCATCGGCAAGATCGCCCCCGAGCAGGTCGAGTATCTGGAGTCCCGGGGGATGACCGAGCGTCAGGCCGTGGCGCTGATCATCCGCGGCTTCCTGGACACCGACATCGAAGGGCTGGGGCCGGAGCTGGACGCCCAGATCGCCGAGATCGCCGCCCTGGCCGAGTCCGCCGAGGGCTGA
- a CDS encoding ATP-binding cassette domain-containing protein — protein MENLLGIHDLHVSVEDKELLKGVELTIPQGEVHALLGPNGCGKTTLMMAVMGFSKYRVTRGRIVFDGGDVTGLELDERARRGLGIALQRPPTIPGVRLGDILDYAAADDEERFEEVDRYVDEARMRPFLNRAVNQDLSGGEIKRSEVLQLLATKPRFVMLDEPGSGVDLDSLVVLGRLINDFLTRDEAHPARRKAGLIITHSAHILDYVAVDKAHVMLDGRLTCHGNPRLVLEKIRRCGFEECVRCLGAGEEAAATRTD, from the coding sequence ATGGAAAACCTGCTCGGGATCCACGACCTCCACGTCAGCGTGGAGGACAAGGAGCTGCTCAAGGGGGTCGAGTTGACGATCCCCCAGGGCGAGGTCCACGCCCTGCTGGGCCCCAACGGCTGCGGCAAGACGACGCTGATGATGGCGGTGATGGGCTTCAGCAAGTACAGGGTCACCCGGGGGAGGATCGTCTTCGACGGCGGGGACGTCACCGGGTTGGAGCTCGACGAGCGCGCCCGGCGCGGTTTGGGCATCGCCCTGCAGCGGCCGCCGACGATCCCCGGCGTCCGGCTGGGCGACATCCTGGACTACGCCGCCGCCGATGACGAGGAACGCTTCGAGGAGGTCGACCGCTATGTCGATGAAGCCCGGATGCGTCCCTTCCTCAACCGGGCCGTCAATCAGGACCTCTCCGGCGGCGAGATCAAACGCTCCGAGGTGTTGCAACTGCTGGCGACGAAGCCGCGCTTCGTCATGCTCGATGAGCCCGGCTCCGGCGTCGACCTGGATTCCCTCGTCGTGCTGGGCCGGCTGATCAACGACTTCCTCACCCGGGACGAGGCCCATCCCGCCCGGCGCAAGGCCGGTCTGATCATCACCCACTCGGCCCACATCCTGGACTACGTCGCCGTGGACAAGGCCCACGTGATGCTCGACGGACGGCTGACCTGTCACGGCAACCCCCGGCTGGTGCTGGAGAAGATCCGCCGCTGCGGCTTCGAGGAATGCGTGCGCTGTTTGGGCGCCGGCGAGGAAGCCGCCGCGACCCGGACCGACTAA